A single Klebsiella variicola DNA region contains:
- the amyA gene encoding alpha-amylase, with translation MKNPTLLQCFHWYYPAGGELWREVEALAPSLNEIGINMVWLPPAYKGASGGYSVGYDTYDLFDLGEFDQKGSVATKYGDKAQLLAAMKALKEHDIAVLLDVVVNHKMGADEKETLQVQRVDEHDRTQIAEEIIECEAWTRYTFPVRAGQYSQFVWDYKCFSGIDHIENPTEDGVFKIVNDYTGEGWNEQVDDELGNFDYLMGANIDFRNHAVTEEIKYWARWVMEQTGCDGFRLDAVKHIPAWFYKAWIEHVQEVAPQPLFIVAEYWSHEVEKLQQYIDLVEGKTMLFDAPLQMKFHEASRQGRDYDMSQIFSGTLVEADPFHAVTLVTNHDTQPLQALEAPVEPWFKPLAYALILLRENGVPSVFYPDLFGASYEDTGGDGQTYAIEMPVIEQLHELIDARQRFAHGVQTLWFDHPNCIAFSRSGTDEDPGCVVVMSNGDEGEKTLTLGENYGNKRWRDFLGNREEIVETDAEGSAIFTCNGGSVSVWVMEAVL, from the coding sequence ATGAAAAACCCCACTTTGTTGCAATGTTTTCACTGGTACTACCCCGCCGGCGGCGAGCTATGGCGTGAAGTCGAAGCGCTGGCCCCCAGCCTGAATGAAATCGGCATCAATATGGTCTGGTTGCCGCCCGCCTATAAAGGCGCCTCGGGCGGTTATTCCGTCGGCTATGACACCTATGATCTCTTCGACCTTGGTGAGTTTGATCAAAAGGGCTCAGTCGCCACCAAATATGGCGATAAAGCGCAGCTGCTGGCGGCGATGAAGGCTCTGAAAGAGCATGATATCGCCGTGCTGCTGGATGTGGTGGTGAACCACAAAATGGGCGCCGATGAAAAAGAAACTCTGCAGGTGCAGCGCGTCGATGAGCACGATCGCACCCAGATTGCCGAGGAGATCATTGAGTGTGAGGCATGGACTCGCTATACCTTTCCGGTGCGGGCCGGGCAGTATTCGCAATTTGTCTGGGACTACAAATGCTTTAGCGGCATCGACCACATTGAGAATCCGACGGAAGACGGTGTGTTTAAAATCGTCAACGATTACACCGGTGAAGGCTGGAACGAGCAGGTCGACGATGAGCTTGGTAACTTCGACTACCTGATGGGCGCCAACATTGATTTTCGTAATCACGCCGTCACCGAGGAGATCAAATATTGGGCGCGCTGGGTCATGGAGCAGACCGGCTGCGATGGTTTTCGTCTTGACGCCGTGAAGCATATCCCCGCCTGGTTTTACAAAGCGTGGATCGAGCACGTCCAGGAGGTGGCGCCGCAGCCGCTGTTTATTGTCGCGGAGTATTGGTCCCATGAGGTGGAAAAGCTCCAGCAGTATATCGACCTGGTCGAGGGCAAGACGATGCTGTTCGATGCCCCGCTGCAGATGAAATTTCATGAAGCCTCACGCCAGGGGCGCGATTATGACATGAGCCAGATATTCAGCGGCACGCTGGTGGAAGCCGACCCTTTTCACGCCGTGACGCTGGTGACAAACCACGATACGCAGCCGCTACAGGCCCTCGAGGCGCCGGTTGAACCCTGGTTCAAGCCGCTGGCCTATGCGCTGATCCTGCTGCGTGAAAATGGTGTGCCGTCGGTCTTTTATCCCGATCTTTTCGGCGCATCCTATGAAGATACCGGCGGCGATGGACAAACCTACGCCATTGAGATGCCCGTTATCGAGCAACTGCATGAACTGATCGACGCCCGTCAGCGCTTTGCCCATGGCGTGCAAACGCTGTGGTTCGATCACCCCAACTGTATTGCCTTCAGCCGTAGCGGCACCGACGAGGATCCCGGCTGCGTGGTGGTGATGTCCAATGGCGATGAGGGAGAAAAAACCCTGACGCTGGGCGAGAACTATGGCAATAAACGCTGGCGGGATTTTCTCGGCAACCGGGAAGAGATTGTCGAAACCGACGCTGAGGGTAGCGCGATCTTTACCTGCAACGGGGGTAGCGTGAGCGTGTGGGTGATGGAAGCCGTGCTGTAG
- the rcsA gene encoding transcriptional regulator RcsA, whose protein sequence is MSTMIMDLCSYTRLGLTGYLTSRGIKKQEIVEVHCATDLQKHCASCCPAVVFLNEDCFVHDDESNGIIRQIITQNPATLFVIFMSLANIHFDRYLRVRKNLLISSKSITPKDLDVILVNYLKYKNSSLGQLNLPTLSLSKTESNMLQMWMAGHGTSQISTQMNIKAKTVSSHKGNIKKKIQTHNKQVIYHIVRLTENVTSGIQVNLR, encoded by the coding sequence ATGTCAACGATGATTATGGATTTGTGCAGTTATACCCGGTTAGGCTTAACGGGTTATCTGACCAGTCGGGGAATAAAAAAACAGGAAATCGTTGAGGTCCATTGCGCGACAGATTTGCAAAAACATTGCGCGTCGTGTTGTCCGGCAGTGGTGTTTCTTAATGAAGACTGCTTCGTGCATGATGATGAAAGTAATGGCATTATTCGCCAGATCATTACGCAAAACCCGGCGACGCTGTTTGTTATCTTTATGTCGCTGGCAAACATTCATTTTGACCGCTATTTGCGGGTACGGAAAAACCTGCTGATCAGTTCGAAATCGATAACGCCAAAAGACCTTGATGTTATTCTGGTTAATTATCTAAAATACAAAAACAGTAGCCTGGGGCAATTAAATTTACCGACGTTGTCGCTGAGTAAAACAGAATCAAATATGCTGCAAATGTGGATGGCCGGGCACGGCACGTCACAAATTTCAACGCAAATGAACATCAAAGCGAAGACGGTATCATCGCATAAAGGCAATATTAAAAAGAAAATACAAACGCACAATAAGCAGGTGATTTACCATATCGTTCGGCTGACCGAAAACGTAACTTCAGGTATTCAGGTGAATCTGCGTTGA
- the yedD gene encoding lipoprotein YedD, whose protein sequence is MMKQLVFAGMVVALAGCVQVDHYDDVVKAPAPAGLEGYWQSKGPQSEMMSPDAIASLIVTKEGDTFDCRQWQRVIAQPGKLMNRDNQIYNVTASLDIYPIEREGNTLSYDRMTLTRVERLTPECEKAWAKARTTGAVSAPASVR, encoded by the coding sequence ATGATGAAACAGTTAGTTTTTGCGGGCATGGTGGTGGCGCTGGCCGGATGTGTGCAGGTTGATCATTACGATGACGTCGTTAAAGCACCGGCGCCGGCTGGCCTTGAGGGCTACTGGCAATCGAAAGGGCCGCAGAGTGAAATGATGAGCCCTGACGCGATCGCCAGCCTGATCGTCACTAAAGAAGGGGATACCTTCGACTGCCGCCAGTGGCAGCGCGTGATCGCGCAGCCGGGTAAACTGATGAACCGCGATAACCAGATCTACAACGTTACCGCTTCCCTGGATATCTATCCAATCGAGCGTGAGGGCAATACCCTCTCCTACGATCGTATGACGTTGACTCGCGTTGAACGCCTCACCCCTGAGTGCGAAAAGGCGTGGGCCAAAGCGCGTACGACAGGGGCCGTCAGCGCGCCGGCTTCCGTGCGCTGA
- the dsrB gene encoding protein DsrB, translating to MQVNDRVTVKTDGGPRRSGVVLAIESFSEGTMYLVSLEDYPLGIWFFNEIGHPDGIFVEKEAS from the coding sequence ATGCAGGTGAACGATCGTGTCACGGTGAAGACCGACGGTGGCCCACGTCGATCGGGGGTAGTGCTGGCAATTGAGTCGTTTAGTGAAGGGACGATGTATCTGGTTTCGCTGGAAGACTATCCTTTAGGGATCTGGTTTTTCAACGAAATAGGGCATCCGGATGGGATCTTCGTCGAAAAAGAAGCCTCATAA